AGTTGAAGCAAAACATATGAGAGACCTTCCTAAACTTGTCGAGGTTCTCAGACAGGTCTCAAAAGAGGATCCTACTCTCCAGATCACATTGAATGAAGAAACCGGGGAACATTTGATGGCTGGTATGGGTGAACTCCACCTGGAAGTAATTGCCCACCGGATTCAGAGAGATAAAGGCGTTGAAATCTCGACCACGCCTCCTATAGTTGTATACAGAGAGACTATACAGGGCAAAGCAGGCCCGGTCGAAGGTAAATCTCCCAACAGGCATAATAGATTCTACATTGAGGTTGAACCTCTTGATCCTGAAATAAGGAAAGCCATAAAGGAAGGCGAAATCTCAATGGACCTGCCGGAACTTGAGAGGCGAGAAAAACTGATGGCTCTTGGCATGGATAAAGATGAAGCTAAGGGAATTACCGAAATATATGAGAGTAATGTATTCATAGATGTCACTAAAGGTATTCAGCATTTGAATGAAACAATGGAGCTGATCCTTGAAGGATTTGAAGAGGTCATGAAGGGCGGTCCCCTCTCCAGAGAACCATGTATGGGCGTTAAGGTAAGGCTTGTGGATGCAAAACTTCACGAAGATGCAGTCCACCGTGGACCTGCACAGGTAATACCTGCTGCAAGACAGGCTGTTCAGGCCGCAATGCTTATGGCAAATGACACTCTCATGGAACCTTATCAGAAACTGTTCATTCAGGTCCCACAGGCCCAGATGGGCGGTGCTACCAAAGAAATTCAGGGCAGAAGAGGAGTCATTCTGGATATGGTCAGTGAAGGGGATATGACAACTATTTCATCAAAAGTCCCAGTCTCTGAAATGTTTGGATTTGCTGGTGATATCAGGTCGGCCACAGAGGGAAGATCAATGTGGAGCACTGAGTTTATGGGATTTGAACCACTTCCGACAAATATGATCAAGGATGTTGTCAGCTCTATCAGAGAAAGAAAGGGACTGAAGAAAGAGTTGCCACAACCGTCTGACTTTATAAGTGCCTGAAATATCTAATGACAGGTTTATATATATTGAACAGAATTTCAGAAAGGTTTAAACGTATAAAGAACAATTAGGCTCAAAACACATAGTTTGTTAATAGTAAGTATGGAGGATTAAGAAATATGGCACAGAAACCCCACATGAATTTAGCGGTTATTGGTCACATTGACCATGGTAAGTCAACACTTGTTGGTAGATTGATGTTCGAAACAGGTGCGGTTCCATCCCACCTTATAGAAAAGTACAAAGCTGAAGCACGAGAAAAAGGGAAAGAAAGTTTTGCATTTGCATGGGTCATGGACTCCCTGAAAGAGGAAAGGGAGAGAGGTATTACTATCGATATTGCTCACAAGAGATTCGATACCGATAAATATTACTTCACCATTGTAGACTGTCCCGGACACCGTGACTTTGTCAAAAACATGATCACAGGTGCTTCACAGGCCGATGCAGCTATTCTTGTAGTCGCTGCTCCAGATGGTGTAATGGCACAGACCAAAGAGCATGTATTCCTTTCAAGGACCCTTGGTATAAACCAGCTTATTATAGCTGTTAACAAGATGGACGATACAAAATACAGTGAAGACAGATACAACCAGGTCAAAAAGGATGTATCAAACCTTCTGGGAATGGTAGGGTTCAAGGCATCTGAGATTCCGTTTATTCCGGTATCTGCCTATGTTGGTGATAATATTGGCAAGAAGAGTGAGAACACACCATGGTATGATGGCCCTACAATTCTGCAGGCACTGGATGATCTGAAAGAACCGGAAAAAGCTGACAACTTGCCTCTCAGGGTCCCTGTACAGGACGCCTACACCATCTCAGGAATTGGTACAGTACCTGTTGGAAGAGTTGAAACCGGTGTTATGAAGAAAGGTGACAATGTTATATTCATGCCAACAGGTGCCAGTGGTGAGGTAAAATCAATTGAAATGCACCACGAGGAAGCACCTGAAGCACGTCCAGGTGACAATATTGGATGGAATGTTAGAGGTGTTGGTAAGACCGATGTAAGAAGAGGAGATGTTTGTGGTCACTCCAAGAATCCACCAACAGTTGCAGAAGAATTTACAGCACAGATCGTAGTTCTGCAGCATCCTTCAGCAATTACAGTTGGCTATACACCTGTATTCCACTGCCACACCACACAGACAGCCTGTACATTTATGTCACTGGATAAGAAACTTGATCCAAAATCCGGTCAGGTTAAGGAAGAGAATCCAACATTTATCAAGGCTGGAGACGCAGCAATCATCACTGTTAGACCCACAAGGCCGATGGTGATCGAACCTGTAAAGGAAATTCCACATTTAGGTAGATTTGCCATCCGAGACATGGGTATGACAATTGCTGCCGGTATGTGTATGAGTGTTAAGAAGAAAGAATAAACACTCCTCCTTTAACTTTTTTGGGAGAAAAACATGGCACAGAAAGCAAGAATAAGATTATCAGGAATAAGTCCAAAGAATCTGGACGGTGTTTGTGAACAAGTAAAAGCAATTGCCGAACGCACTGGTGTTAGTGTTGCAGGACCTGTTCCGCTACCCACTAAAAAACTCGTAGTACCTGCGAGAAAAAGTCCAAGCGGAGATGGTACTGCTACATGGGACCACTGGGAAATGCGTGTGCATAAAAGGTTAATTGATATAGCTGCAGATGAACGTGCACTCAGGCAGCTTATGAGAATTCAGGTTCCAAAAGATATCAATATAGAAATTGTTCTGCAGAACTGAATTGGTGATCTATAGTTATTGAATAATAACTATAGAAACACTAATACCAGTGTGTTGCAGTATTTATTTCTGTATAGTGCACTCTTTTTAATTTTACTATTTAATTCATTATAAATTTAAAAAATATATATCATTTTAGCAACTATTATACTTTTAGCTTTTAAAACTGTTACTGGTTTTATTTAAAAAAGAATACAGGTTTTAGCTGTACAATTTTGATTGTTATATATAGCATTGGATTGCGCAGCGCGATTGGAGGTAAAATATGGCTTTTGCGACAAAAATTTGGAACAAAAGGTAGGAAAAAATGGGTGATGTCGCGCTGCAATTAGTAGAATATGGTTATTATATAAAAAAGTTATTATAAATTATAAAATATCTGTCTCGTTAAGATGTTTAATATCCTGATGGGCCTGTAGTGTAGTGGACAGCACATAAGCCTCCGGAGCTTATATCCTGGGTTCAAATCCCAGCAGGCCCGTAAACTCACATCTATATGCTCAGAATCAATCAAGGTGGCTGGTTTAGTGGAATATGATATGGTAGTAGCTGGTGCCGGACCGGCAGGAAGCATTGCTGCAAAATATGCAGCTCTAAACGGGGCAAATGTCCTTCTAATAGAAGAACATGCAGCAATTGGTTCTCCTGTAGAATGTACCGGCCTGCTGGGTACACGTGCCATTTCTGAGTGTGATCTTGACCCATGCAATGATTTTATTCTCAATGAAATCAGTGGTACTTTTGTTTATTCTCCATCAGGTCAATGCTTTGATATTGATGGCAAAAGTGCAAAGGCCTATGTAGTTTCAAGAAAAGCACTCGATAAAAAACTGTTTTCTGATGCTATTGATGCAGGCGTTGACGTTTCTTTGAGAACAAAACTGGTAAACATTATCTGGTGTAATGATCACCAGGAACTGATAGTACTTCATAATGGGATAAAAAAGAAAATAAAAACACGTATGGTTATTGGAGCAGATGGAATCAAATCAAAGGTTGCTAAAATAGCAGGCCTTGGCAATGTAAAAGAGATCATTTCAGGGATTCAGATAGAAACGCCTTATAGATCAAAAAACAGCAATTTTGTAGAAGTATTTCCCGGTTCTGTGGCTCCTGGTTTTTTTGCATGGACCGTTCCAGTAAACCAAAACATATCCCGAATAGGTCTTGGTGTAAACGGCATCGAATCACCAAATGCACTTGAATATCTGAGATCTTTTCTAAATTCAAATCCCAATGTCATTGGCAGGCATGGTGATTCTTTACTGGATGTTGCAATTGGGGGAATACCTTTGGGTCCTCTCAAAAGAACCGTATCGGATGGGGTTCTTGTTGTAGGTGATGCAGCAGGGCAGGTAAAACCCACATCAGGTGGAGGTATTTATCCCGGTGCTATATGTGCAAAAATTGCAGGAAAGGTTGCAGCTGATTCTGTTTCAGATGAAGATACCAGCTCGGACTATCTTTGTCAGTATGAACAAAAATGGCGCAAAAAAATTGGCCCGGAACTTGAGATGGGAATGAAATTACATGAACTGGCAGAAAAATTCTCAGATGATGATTGGAATAATCTACTCCGGTCAATGGATAATGTACATATGAAAAAAATGATATCACAATATGGAGATATTGATAAACCTTCTATACTTGTTAAAGAAATGCTTACCCTGCGTAATTCATTTCATTTGATGGGTCCTTTAAAGTCAGTTATTCGTGCTGTTCTTTAAGTGTCCATGGCCTAACAATGATAATCTGGAATTGTGTTCTCTCTAAATACTCTATATATCTCTATAGAGAATATAATGAAAATAATTAAATACAACTCTTTATGTTAGAAGTCTAACTGATCCGTGACTTATGTTTCAGGTTTGATGTTAATGATAAAGCCACAAAAATTACCTGTATTGATAATTATTCTTGTTATGTTGACTACCTTTTTCCTCCCTGGCTGCCTGGAACGCCCGGATGATGATACCCGGATGATGATAAAAGGATCAGACACTGTTCTGCCACTTACTCAATTTGCAGCTGAAGAATTCATGCTAAAAAATCCGGACCTGACAGTTTCTGTAGCTGGAGGCGGGTCTGGTGTTGGAATTGCAGCACTTATTGATGGTGAGATTCAGGTGGCCATGTCATCAAGAGAAATGAGGGAATCAGAGATCGAAGAAGCAAAAAATAAAGGAGTAACCCCTGTAGAACACATTGTTGCTCTGGATGGTATTGTAGTTATTGTAAATCCGGAGAACGAAGTATCTCATTTAAGCCTTGAAGAACTCCGTGGAATATATAATGGTTCCATCAGCAACTGGAAAGATGTAGGAGGCGAGGACCGCAGAATCAGTGCAATAACCCGTGACAGCAGCTCAGGAACCTATCAGTACTTCAGGAGTGAAGTGCTAAAAAACGATAATTTCCGTCCAGATGCATTATCCATGTCTGCGACCGGAGGTGTTGTACAGGAAGTATCTCAGAACAGAGGATCCATAGGATATATTGGTTTTGCATATGCAACCGACAGAGTCAAAACTCTGGCTCTAGATACAGGTAATGGCCCTGTTGCTCCCACCCCTGCTACAATTGAGGATCGGGAATACCCTCTTGCAAGACCTCTTTACTATTATAGTCGTGATGATGCATCGGGAGTTACAGTGCAGTTTATAGATTTTCTCCTGAGTGATGAAGGTCAGGACCTGGTGTCAGAAATTGGGTATTTTCGTGTAGAATAAGGTTGATTATGATTTAAACCGTAACAAGTCTGTTAAAAGGAGATAACATGGTTTTTAAAAGGCAGCATAAAGAAAGATTACTTGAATCAACACTTTTTATTGTAGGTTCCATTACTATTATTATCCTTTTCCTGATATGTCTATTCCTTTTCAGGGACGCACTTATTCTTTTCAGAACCGAATCCTTAATTGACTTTATTTCTGGATCATTCTGGTATCCGACATCTGAACCACCCCTTTATGGACTTCTTCCGCTTCTTCTTGGATCACTGGTGGTAACTTTTGGAGCTATCTGCATATCGGTTCCTCTTGGAATTACATCGGCGATCTACATTTCAGAGATTGCGAATCCAAAAATTGCCGATTTTTTAAAACCTTTTGTTGAAATTCTGGCCGGAATACCTTCTGTGGTATATGGTTTTTTGGTCTTGTAGTACTTGCACCATATATTCAGAACCTGCTGGATCTTCCGACTGGCCAGGTGGCCCTTACAGGTTCCATCATGCTTGCAATAATGGCACTTCCTACAATCATCTCAATATCTGAGGATGCGATAAGTTCCATCCCCACATCTATGAGAGAAGGATCTCTTGCTATGGGAGCTACCAGATGGCAGACAATATATAAAGTAGTACTGCCTGCAGCACTTTCAGGTATTTCTGCAGCTGTGATGCTTGGAATGGGCAGGGCAATCGGAGAGACAATGACAGTGATGATGGTCACAGGCAATGCTGCAGTAATTCCGGGTATGCCTGAGGGTATCGTTGAGTCGGTCAGAACAATGACTGCGACAATCGCTCTTGAGATGGGAGAGGTGCCAATGGGAAGTGAGCATTATCATGCATTATTTGCAGTGGGTTCAGTACTGTTTATAATGACATTTCTGATCAACCTTATTGCAGACCTGATAAAACAAAAATACCGGTTTAAACTGGAGGGTTCCTGATGCGTTTGGATCCAAGAATCTCTGAAAAAATTGCATTTGCTCTCATAGGAATTTCCATCAGTGTCGTGATTTTTGCTGTAACTGTTATTCTTTATTATATTATATCCAATGGTTACACTGCACTCAGCTGGAGCTTTTTGACTGAAATGCCCAGAAGCAGGATGACCGAAGGTGGAATTTTTCCTGCGATTGTAGGTACCATTGCACTTATAATCGGCTCAATGCTGGCGGCTTTGCCCCTGGGAATCCTGGCTGCAGTGTATCTTAATGAATATTCGAAACCAGGCAGATTTAAATGGACAGTAGAGATGGCAATAAATAATCTAGCAGGTACACCTTCTGTAGTTTTTGGATTATTTGGACTGGCTTTGTTTGTAAGGTATTTTGGTTTTGGTCCGTCGGTGATTGCGGCATCATTGACATTGGCCATACTTGTGATACCTGTAATTATACGTTCGAGCCAGGAAGCATTGCTAGCAGTTCCAATGGAATACAGGCAAGCATCCCTTGCTCTTGGTATCACTCAATGGCAAACTGTTAAGAACATAGTTTTACCTGCGGCGCTGCCTGGTATAGTTACTGGATCAATATTGAGCATAGGAAGGGTTGCAGGAGAAACAGCTCCTATCCTGTTTACAGGTGCAGCCTATTTCCTTCCCCGTGTACCCAATTCAATATTTGATCAATTCATGGCACTTCCCTATCACTTATATGTACTGGCAACATCCGGCCTTGATATAACCGGAACAAGACATATCCAGTATGGCACAGCAATGGTCCTGTTGCTTATAGTTCTTGGAGTGAATTCCATTGCTATCCTTATTAGAAGACATTACAGGAAGAAATTGAGATTATAAATAGCTAAAAACAGGCGTTTTATCTGAGGTAAAGTAATGACTGAAAGACTGATTAAAGATTCTGATATAGCAATTCAGATAAGTGATTTGAATCTCTGGTATGGTACCAGCCATGCACTAAAAGATATTTCAATTGATATTCCCAGAAACAAAGTAACTTCTCTGATTGGTCCGTCAGGATGTGGTAAATCCACATTCATCAGGTGCCTGAACAGGATGAATGATCTGATACGCTCATGTAGGATTGAGGGTGAAGTGCTTGTTGATGGCGAGAACATATATGATGATAACGTTGATGTTGTAGAACTTAGAAAGAGAGTCGGGATGGTATTTCAAAAGCCCAATCCTTTTCCTATGTCGATTGGTGACAACATATCTTATGGTCCCCGGATACACGGAGAAAAAAATAAAAAGAGACTGGAATCTATTACTGAAGAAGCGCTCAAATCGGCAGCTCTGTGGGATGAGGTATCTGATCGCTTAAATAAATCAGCTCTGGATTTAAGTGGTGGCCAGCAGCAGAGATTATGTATAGCCCGTACACTTGCGGTAAAACCTGAAATAATACTCTTCGATGAACCATGCAGTGCTCTTGACCCGATATCAACAGCCAAGATCGAAGAATTGATAATGGATTTAAAAAATGAGTATACTATAGTTATAGTGACTCATAACATGCAGCAAGCTGCAAGGATATCTGATTACACTGCTTACTTCCTGCTGGGAGAATTGGTCGAGTACGGAGATACTGAACAGATTTTTGAAAATCCGCAGGAAAAGAGTACAGAAGATTATATTACCGGAAGATTTGGGTGATTGAATGGTGAGAGAAAGATATGAAAAAGAACTTTTTTATTTGAAACAGAATATTGTTGATATGGGGGATATTTCAAGCCAGCTCATTCAGAATGGAATGAAGGCCTTTATAGATCTTGATTCTGAGCTTGCCAGGTACACCATTGAAATGGATGATCTGGTTGATGAAAAAGAGGTTGAGGTTGAAAGCTCAGCTTTTAGATTAATTGCTCTGCAGCAACCAATGGCTGGTGACCTGAGACTGATAACTTCATGTATCAAGATATCTCTGGATCTTGAAAGAATGAGTGATCTTGCAGTCAATATAGCACAGCTTGTTGAAAGAATTGAGAATGGTCACATTAAGCCACTGGTCGATACGAAAAAGATGGGAGATATAGCTGTTTCTATGCTCAGGGATTCAATGAGGGCATTTGAAACCTCAGATATTGAACTTGCAAGAAGAACTGCAAAAGAAGATGATAAGATCGATAGATTGTTCTACTCGGTATGGATGGAACTTATAGAGATGATGGCAGAAGATCAGAGCATAATCATCAATGCATCCAATCTTCTTTTTGTTATAAGGTACCTTGAAAGAATCGGGGATCATGCATGTAATATATGTCAGAGTGTTATATACATGGTCAATGGTGAAAGAGTGGAACTTAACTGAATCCACTTTTTATAAATGAGATGAGAAGGTAACATACATTAAGATGAATTCGATCGTATCCGTAAAAGGGTTGTATAAGACCTTTGGTGGAAGCCCCGTCTTAAGTAACATCAATATGGAAGTGTCCAGCGGAGAGTTTGTTGTTATATTTGGTCCAAATGGTGCTGGAAAGACCACTCTGATCAAGACAATAGCAACACTCACAGAACCCACAAAAGGCACTGTTTCTATAGAAGGGCGTGAAGTACATAAGCATTCAGTGGATGTGCGAAGATCAATTGGTCTTGTATCTCATGATACATTTCTTTATGATAGCCTTACAGCTGAGGAGAATCTACTGTTTTATGGTAGAATGTTTGAAGTTGATGAAGATTTACTCAAGAGCAGGGTTAATCAGCTTATAAGTGATTCAGGCCTTGATATGCGTATGCGGGATAGAGTGGCAACCTTCTCAAAGGGAATGAAACAGAGACTTTCAATTGCAAGGGCACTTATTCACAGTCCCCCAGTTCTTCTTCTTGATGAACCATATTCTGGTCTTGACCCTGAAGCTACAGAAATATTCAATGATCTTGTAATAAGAGATGAGAATATCAAGGTAAAGGTCATGGCATCCCATAATATTGAGAATGGTTTTAAATTATGCACCAGAGCTGTAATAATTCAAAACGGGAAAATAGTATTTGACCGCCAGAAAGCGGATATCTGCGATGTTGAAGAGTTTGAACTGATATACAGAGAAATTTTAGGTTTTTGATTGTGATACTGAATATATTCTGGAGTAGCTTTTATGCTAAAAAGTTTTCATATTGCCATTAAAGATCTGAGGTCTGAATTTCGCACAAAACAGATGCTCAATTCGATGATCGTATTTTCACTGATTGTCATTGTAATATTTGGTATTTCATTTAGTGACCTTATAGGAAACATGGAAATTATTGAACAGCTGGCACCTGGAGTTTTGTGGATATCATTTGCATTCATTGCAGTTATTGCAATATCTCGCTCTTTTTCAGATGAGATTAAAAACAGGTGTATTGATGGACTGAGAATGTGCCCTGTAGATACAGGTGCAATTTATACAGGCAAAATGCTCTCTACAATAATACTTCTTTTTCTTGTTGAGATGATTGTCATTCCCCTGTTTTCAATAATGTTTAACTATACTATACAGGGAGTGCCTGAGCTTGCTTTGATCATTTTTCTGGGAACGGCCGGTATTGTCTGTGTTGGCCTCCTTCTCTCTGCTATTACGATCAACAGTAGAAGTGGTGAATTGTTGCTACCTGTGTTACTATTTCCCCTCATAATTCCTGTGATAATCCCTGCTGTTATATCTACTGGTAAAATACTTGCAGGTGGTTCAATATCAGATATTATTGATGAATTGAGGCTGCTTGGGGTATATGTAATAATATTCTATGTAATATCTAGAATTCTGTTTGAATATACTATTCAGGAATGACCGATTAGCAGAAGGCTTATTAATCAATATGACCGTGATAGCACAAAATTATATAAACCAAAGGTCCACTATCAAATGAGTTCTATGAAGTCAAATATCCAGAGAATACTGCTGCCTTTAATCCTATTATCAATGATCAGCTTAATTGCTATGATTTTTTATTATTCTCCTACAATGTATGATGATACAGGTCAGCTGCTGGATAAAAGTTTTAATATTTTTTTCATTCATCTACCTATTGCAATAATTTCTTATATTTCATTTCTGGTTGTGTTTATTTCAAGCATACTGTATCTGTCGACTTCCTGTAAAAAATGGGATCATCTGGCAGTATCTGCAGCTGAAGTGGGTGTACTGTTCGCTTTCCTGGTACTTGTTACAGGGTCTATATGGGCCAGAGCCGCGTGGGGATGGTACTGGGTATGGGAACCGAGGCTCACCACATCACTTGTATTGTTTTTAGTTTATGTTGCATATCTTACTGTCAGACAATCCATAGATGAAAG
Above is a genomic segment from Methanosalsum zhilinae DSM 4017 containing:
- a CDS encoding geranylgeranyl reductase family protein, with amino-acid sequence MEYDMVVAGAGPAGSIAAKYAALNGANVLLIEEHAAIGSPVECTGLLGTRAISECDLDPCNDFILNEISGTFVYSPSGQCFDIDGKSAKAYVVSRKALDKKLFSDAIDAGVDVSLRTKLVNIIWCNDHQELIVLHNGIKKKIKTRMVIGADGIKSKVAKIAGLGNVKEIISGIQIETPYRSKNSNFVEVFPGSVAPGFFAWTVPVNQNISRIGLGVNGIESPNALEYLRSFLNSNPNVIGRHGDSLLDVAIGGIPLGPLKRTVSDGVLVVGDAAGQVKPTSGGGIYPGAICAKIAGKVAADSVSDEDTSSDYLCQYEQKWRKKIGPELEMGMKLHELAEKFSDDDWNNLLRSMDNVHMKKMISQYGDIDKPSILVKEMLTLRNSFHLMGPLKSVIRAVL
- a CDS encoding PstS family phosphate ABC transporter substrate-binding protein yields the protein MIKPQKLPVLIIILVMLTTFFLPGCLERPDDDTRMMIKGSDTVLPLTQFAAEEFMLKNPDLTVSVAGGGSGVGIAALIDGEIQVAMSSREMRESEIEEAKNKGVTPVEHIVALDGIVVIVNPENEVSHLSLEELRGIYNGSISNWKDVGGEDRRISAITRDSSSGTYQYFRSEVLKNDNFRPDALSMSATGGVVQEVSQNRGSIGYIGFAYATDRVKTLALDTGNGPVAPTPATIEDREYPLARPLYYYSRDDASGVTVQFIDFLLSDEGQDLVSEIGYFRVE
- a CDS encoding PstC family ABC transporter permease — protein: MALTGSIMLAIMALPTIISISEDAISSIPTSMREGSLAMGATRWQTIYKVVLPAALSGISAAVMLGMGRAIGETMTVMMVTGNAAVIPGMPEGIVESVRTMTATIALEMGEVPMGSEHYHALFAVGSVLFIMTFLINLIADLIKQKYRFKLEGS
- a CDS encoding cytochrome c biogenesis protein yields the protein MSSMKSNIQRILLPLILLSMISLIAMIFYYSPTMYDDTGQLLDKSFNIFFIHLPIAIISYISFLVVFISSILYLSTSCKKWDHLAVSAAEVGVLFAFLVLVTGSIWARAAWGWYWVWEPRLTTSLVLFLVYVAYLTVRQSIDESAKSARLSAIFGIVGFISVPLSFLSIRLWRSVHPVMFGDTFYGTSGGGLEGTSIIITLLISFAAFLLLFAGILLYRYEIEKIKDEIYDLKYDLKMA
- the pstB gene encoding phosphate ABC transporter ATP-binding protein PstB produces the protein MTERLIKDSDIAIQISDLNLWYGTSHALKDISIDIPRNKVTSLIGPSGCGKSTFIRCLNRMNDLIRSCRIEGEVLVDGENIYDDNVDVVELRKRVGMVFQKPNPFPMSIGDNISYGPRIHGEKNKKRLESITEEALKSAALWDEVSDRLNKSALDLSGGQQQRLCIARTLAVKPEIILFDEPCSALDPISTAKIEELIMDLKNEYTIVIVTHNMQQAARISDYTAYFLLGELVEYGDTEQIFENPQEKSTEDYITGRFG
- a CDS encoding heme exporter protein CcmB, encoding MLKSFHIAIKDLRSEFRTKQMLNSMIVFSLIVIVIFGISFSDLIGNMEIIEQLAPGVLWISFAFIAVIAISRSFSDEIKNRCIDGLRMCPVDTGAIYTGKMLSTIILLFLVEMIVIPLFSIMFNYTIQGVPELALIIFLGTAGIVCVGLLLSAITINSRSGELLLPVLLFPLIIPVIIPAVISTGKILAGGSISDIIDELRLLGVYVIIFYVISRILFEYTIQE
- the pstA gene encoding phosphate ABC transporter permease PstA; its protein translation is MRLDPRISEKIAFALIGISISVVIFAVTVILYYIISNGYTALSWSFLTEMPRSRMTEGGIFPAIVGTIALIIGSMLAALPLGILAAVYLNEYSKPGRFKWTVEMAINNLAGTPSVVFGLFGLALFVRYFGFGPSVIAASLTLAILVIPVIIRSSQEALLAVPMEYRQASLALGITQWQTVKNIVLPAALPGIVTGSILSIGRVAGETAPILFTGAAYFLPRVPNSIFDQFMALPYHLYVLATSGLDITGTRHIQYGTAMVLLLIVLGVNSIAILIRRHYRKKLRL
- the phoU gene encoding phosphate signaling complex protein PhoU, translated to MVRERYEKELFYLKQNIVDMGDISSQLIQNGMKAFIDLDSELARYTIEMDDLVDEKEVEVESSAFRLIALQQPMAGDLRLITSCIKISLDLERMSDLAVNIAQLVERIENGHIKPLVDTKKMGDIAVSMLRDSMRAFETSDIELARRTAKEDDKIDRLFYSVWMELIEMMAEDQSIIINASNLLFVIRYLERIGDHACNICQSVIYMVNGERVELN
- a CDS encoding ABC transporter ATP-binding protein; this encodes MNSIVSVKGLYKTFGGSPVLSNINMEVSSGEFVVIFGPNGAGKTTLIKTIATLTEPTKGTVSIEGREVHKHSVDVRRSIGLVSHDTFLYDSLTAEENLLFYGRMFEVDEDLLKSRVNQLISDSGLDMRMRDRVATFSKGMKQRLSIARALIHSPPVLLLDEPYSGLDPEATEIFNDLVIRDENIKVKVMASHNIENGFKLCTRAVIIQNGKIVFDRQKADICDVEEFELIYREILGF
- the rpsJ gene encoding 30S ribosomal protein S10, whose product is MAQKARIRLSGISPKNLDGVCEQVKAIAERTGVSVAGPVPLPTKKLVVPARKSPSGDGTATWDHWEMRVHKRLIDIAADERALRQLMRIQVPKDINIEIVLQN
- the tuf gene encoding translation elongation factor EF-1 subunit alpha is translated as MAQKPHMNLAVIGHIDHGKSTLVGRLMFETGAVPSHLIEKYKAEAREKGKESFAFAWVMDSLKEERERGITIDIAHKRFDTDKYYFTIVDCPGHRDFVKNMITGASQADAAILVVAAPDGVMAQTKEHVFLSRTLGINQLIIAVNKMDDTKYSEDRYNQVKKDVSNLLGMVGFKASEIPFIPVSAYVGDNIGKKSENTPWYDGPTILQALDDLKEPEKADNLPLRVPVQDAYTISGIGTVPVGRVETGVMKKGDNVIFMPTGASGEVKSIEMHHEEAPEARPGDNIGWNVRGVGKTDVRRGDVCGHSKNPPTVAEEFTAQIVVLQHPSAITVGYTPVFHCHTTQTACTFMSLDKKLDPKSGQVKEENPTFIKAGDAAIITVRPTRPMVIEPVKEIPHLGRFAIRDMGMTIAAGMCMSVKKKE